The nucleotide window GCCACGAGATTTATTTTAGGCACCCGTTTTATAGCAATCACTATGTACACTGTTTTTCTGAACCCctttttattgattgatttaGTCGGACGTGttctttttgttgtgtcatttttgtgtttgtctggttatgtagcctatatttgttttatttcagtgtTGTTCACATTAGTCATTTTTATGCATGCTCACGTTCTGCCATATTTTACATGTTTAAGTGTACACGTATTTTTATTCGATCACTAGTGACGTCTCGTCTCGCTACCCCGAGCGCTTAATTAGTATTCAGCGTCCCACGTTGATTCTTTGATTACGTGGAATTTGTGTTTGGTGAGGTGTCGCGCTCGGCTGGGCGAGGGTAGGGGGAGTCTACGTTTTGCCTTTATGGTGGAAAGATGGTCGTTTTTAGCTAAGATATATGCCATTAAATGTTAATAAAGCAAAAGagagctaattgactagctgtCAAGCGGGAAGTTCCTGGctgagaaaaagtttggttacacataCACTCAAAAAACTATTTAATTAAATGTTCTGTGGAGCACAGGAAAGACCACCACCAAACCATGTTGAAAACCTTAACTGGAAGTGTCTTTTTCTGTTACTAACACGAAACAAATCTGATTCATCTCCTTAAACTGTTTGAATTTCATTACCAGCAGTGCATTAACACTTCATACAAAAAAGCACATGAACATGGCATTTTAGAgaattacatttaattttttaaatcaaaaagaaaattagcTTTATAATCTGTAAGAACAACGAATACTTTACACCAACAAgtctgaaaaagcaaaattttatcattgtaTGCTTATGAAACAAACTCAAATCATATAATTCTAAAAACACTACTGAGCTCATTCATTTAGTAAagatttaacaaaaatgttgatttacaacaaaacaactcatttccaaaatatttttgatgttAGAATTACGCAACACTTTACAGGGAATTCTATGCTCCAAACTAGCataatataataaaacaataggTTAAAAATTTGCCAGACCTGCATGCCCATCAGCAGCAAGTATAATTCCAATATTAAAGTTGCAATCCGCCATAACTCCTGCTAACCCTCTTGTATAGTATAGCCTGTCATTTTCTGCGGTGCTTTCATTGCCTTGGTTATAGTAGCGGAGAATGATTGAATCTGTTTTGCTTGCATCTATCGACTTAAACAAATATAAGCTTTATACAACGCAAAAAAATTACAGTTCTTAATCTTATCTGACAAAATAATTAACAcgataacaataaaagtaattaAATAATATGGTCATACTTTAGGgggaaaatttttgaattccCTACTTAGGTTCAATGAATATATGGGCCTAAAACGATAATTAGGATGAAAAGATCTACCAAGAGTAATACTAAtctataaataacaaaaaatgtcaacaaaCTGATTGAAATTATTTGTGCTCGTTACCCTGTTTAACCATTTGAGTAGAATTGCGCTGCGCCGTTGGTAGTCTTCTTTTGATAACCCTTCAAGGTAGTTTGGCATTTCTACATTCATAAGCCAACCTCCCTCACTGCTATTGCAACCAATAATAAGAGTTAtcttttgaaaacgtttttctgaCAATAGATTTTTAGGCATGTCACACATCAATTCATTATCAATGGTAACATACCAACCGAAGCGAGCCTAAAAGAGAAATTTAACGGACAATTTATAAAACCAACGATGCATACAGGACTGCAGTAAAAAATACTTAGAATTAATACAAACGAATTGAGTGTGAAGTACAATAGTTGCACCTTTCGCAATTTATAATCGGCTTCACAGAGTTTTTTCATACTAAAAGATTGCAGTTCTTTCAGAATCTTTTCTGGGCTGGTTTCCTTTATCttcaaaatttcaagaaattttttcaCTGCTCTGCTTTGATCCTTCATAACAACTTCTACAGTACAAGATTTGTACATTTGTACATTACTTGGGAATATCTGCACAACTATGTTTTTCTCGTATGTTGtaaaacgcaaaaaaaaaaggaaattaatTCAACTAGATCCATTACCACTCGTTAAATATAACACTACTAAGACAAAAAGATAAATTGAAAGGAAAATTTAGTTACTGATATGATATCATCAGTGTTAGTATTTGTTTTTGGCCAACAACTGGAGGAAGCCATTTTAGTAACTTATATAAATGATAACAATCatggcaaaataaaaacattccCACAAACAATCAAGGAACAAGACAGGGTAACAAAGGGCCGTAGGCTTAAAAATGCAAGGTTTTACTACAAATTACAACGCTGCAGATAATAAGTCAGCATCGTCACCAAGCCCAGACAATCATTTGACATTATTACATCAAATTAGTGATGAGGAATATCTGATTGTATCACATGTCTAAAACTGTACAAAAAAAACAGAGCAAAAATTGCTGTTTCTCACTTGCGACTGTAGCTGAACCACTGAAGCAAATTGCTTTATGAAAATAACTTTCTGATAATGATGACATCATGTGCATATGAATAGATATAGCTCCTGCACTCTCACCAAACACAGTCACATTGTCTTTGTCACCACCAAAATACTCAATGTTCTCCTTTACCCATCTAAACCATTTCATATTGTGTAAAAAtagcattttttttattattgttaaacaaccataaaaataatattctCATAGAGCCATATGCAGCAGAATAAGTATATGCAATGAGAGTAACCCTAattgaaagaaacaaaaacgttttttattaCCACAGCCACACAGTATTAGACTCACTTCAAAGCTTCAAGTTGGTCATGCAGGCCAAAGTTGCCTTTGCATGGTGTATCACTCCCCATACATAAGAAACCGAAGGTGTTAACACGGTAGTGTGGTACAACCACTATTACATCATTCATGCCAGCAAGAGCAGTGCCATCAAAGAAATAGCGAGGACCAACTTGAAAAGAACCTCCATAAAACCAAACCATTACCTGCATAAGCcggtaaaaaatataaaaataataatttaattcatATATGACCaacgataataataattaattcatgATTGTGAGTAACTACgtaaaaattaagcaaatCAAATGTTACTGGTGTTTACAATTACattaaaacttaactaaagttAACATATGCATAGTCTACAGACACGGTAAAGTACTTAACCTATGTCTTACAGGGAGTTTAGCAATGCTTGAAGTGACTGGGGCAAATACATTTAAATACAAACAATCTTCACTGCAGTTTTGCCTTGAAAATGTTCTTTTCATCGGACAAAAGCTAAAATAAATGTCAGACTCATTTGCCTCAGGTATTGTTTGGGGCGGTATTTTGGTCTGCTTCGTATTGAACAGAATTCCAGTCCAAGGCAAAGCTCTGAAAAGCAACCAATACCACTAAATTTACTAAGTTAAAATTGTCTGAACcctgttaaccaaattttaaagtaaaataattgCCACTATAATTACATAAGAGTTCATTTGTGATCATATAAAACCTCACTGAGAGATTCATCAGCAATGAACTATGTTCtgaaatatgcttaaattacAGAGTAAGGCACCAGCagtaaatagtaaataacATGTTATATTATGTTACAACAAGGTTAGTAcctttctttttgtttctttcagtcaatggcgaaaaataaatgatatgaTAACATTAATATATATGCagtaaaaaacagaaaaagaaatatatatatatatagctgAATTGAGGGGCAAGACAAAAAAAGAGCTTAAAccaaagagtagttgtcagtaaacatACTGGTGAAAGGACTTGTGGTGgctaagcagttattgccaaaaataaGTTCAAAAAAATCGCAAATTTTTCAGCTAATTATGACGAGGATGGCGGTTCGTATTACATcaataaagaaaacaatagGGATGACTCAGGTACTTGGGTCAAGTTTGAATAGATTGTTTCCTGTGACAGACAAGTAAAGTGTCTTGCGTATAATTAAAGTATACTTAAGTGTATAACGGGataaatttgcaataaatGAGCCAAAACTA belongs to Clavelina lepadiformis chromosome 6, kaClaLepa1.1, whole genome shotgun sequence and includes:
- the LOC143462056 gene encoding carboxylesterase 5A-like, with the translated sequence MEEIVFLPNYGKVKCGKVTRANHPRAKKVSNFIEIPFAQPPIGKLRFQPPKRALPWTGILFNTKQTKIPPQTIPEANESDIYFSFCPMKRTFSRQNCSEDCLYLNVFAPVTSSIAKLPVMVWFYGGSFQVGPRYFFDGTALAGMNDVIVVVPHYRVNTFGFLCMGSDTPCKGNFGLHDQLEALKWVKENIEYFGGDKDNVTVFGESAGAISIHMHMMSSLSESYFHKAICFSGSATVAKVVMKDQSRAVKKFLEILKIKETSPEKILKELQSFSMKKLCEADYKLRKARFGWYVTIDNELMCDMPKNLLSEKRFQKITLIIGCNSSEGGWLMNVEMPNYLEGLSKEDYQRRSAILLKWLNRSIDASKTDSIILRYYNQGNESTAENDRLYYTRGLAGVMADCNFNIGIILAADGHADCGATTYFYHMKHPPCYNHDREYGPEKAQKPSFIETDHADDIIFTWGFPFLPDNVQDGFKFSREEMELSLSMMTYFANFAKTGNPNKGVLQEFEWPTYNSQNRPHIVLDIPLSKDLDFGVERYNIYTNILPNL